One part of the Amaranthus tricolor cultivar Red isolate AtriRed21 chromosome 16, ASM2621246v1, whole genome shotgun sequence genome encodes these proteins:
- the LOC130802315 gene encoding uncharacterized protein LOC130802315 isoform X1: protein MEGAQQHKAEQEFNLKEWHLRARISRDNPSSRRYSASYIRSFREESRTSFKSNFTISSTASSPGYHIKDEIDPSTYSFTKALKALQAKSGYVWECVSPEGFALNSKWDEAERYICNPLSGEVPMECLSSKTLNGRSFRSYMASRVTMSAPLVYSMHHRKTSTTSNYPSINSMSPHVTLLKEQLVKLPSLEQEEKKMVEIKTRDVGTQSSLITEDSSSSPSPTSTPSIKERKTMFCEETEDGDTQNSSSSINNIKLNPKEECTMQVEVKITREEEETKRRIKENGNNKKKIGQFCICRQNNGCLQLSWSSFGINNKKREKKNLKSKN from the exons ATGGAAGGTGCCCAACAACATAAGGCCGAGCAAGAATTCAATCTAAAAGAATGGCATCTTCGAGCTCGGATTAGTCGAGATAATCCGAGCTCGAGAAGATATTCAGCTTCTTATATTCGAAGTTTTCGAGAAGAATCAAGAACATCTTTTAAGTCGAATTTTACCATCTCTAGTACTGCCTCCTCTCCCGGCTACCATATAAAAG ATGAGATTGATCCTTCAACGTACTCATTCACCAAAGCACTCAAAG caTTACAAGCAAAATCAGGATATGTATGGGAATGTGTATCACCAGAAGGATTTGCATTAAATTCAAAATGGGATGAAGCAGAAAGATACATATGTAATCCATTATCAGGAGAAGTTCCAATGGAATGTTTATCATCCAAAACGCTAAATGGGAGGTCGTTTCGAAGCTACATGGCTAGTAGAGTAACCATGTCTGCTCCTCTTGTTTATTCTATGCATCATAGAAAAACAAGCACTACTTCTAATTACCCTTCTATTAATAGTATGTCACCTCATGTCACTCTCCTTAAAGAACAACTTGTCAAACTTCCCTCTCTTGAACAAG aagagaagaaaatgGTGGAAATCAAAACAAGAGATGTAGGGACACAAAGTAGCTTAATTACAGAGGACAGTTCAAGTAGTCCAAGTCCCACATCAACTCCTTCAATTAAAGAGAGAAAGACAATGTTTTGTGAAGAAACTGAAGATGGTGATACTCAAAATTCAAGCTctagtattaataatattaaattgaatCCTAAAGAAGAG TGTACTATGCAGGTGGAAGTGAAAATAacaagagaagaagaagaaacaaaaagaagaataaaagaaaatgggaacAACAAGAAGAAAATAGGGCAATTCTGTATCTGCAGGCAAAATAATGGGTGCTTACAATTATCATGGAGCAGCTTCGggataaataataagaaaagagagaaaaaaaaccttaaatcaaaaaattaa
- the LOC130802315 gene encoding uncharacterized protein LOC130802315 isoform X2, translating into MEGAQQHKAEQEFNLKEWHLRARISRDNPSSRRYSASYIRSFREESRTSFKSNFTISSTASSPGYHIKDEIDPSTYSFTKALKALQAKSGYVWECVSPEGFALNSKWDEAERYICNPLSGEVPMECLSSKTLNGRSFRSYMASRVTMSAPLVYSMHHRKTSTTSNYPSINSMSPHVTLLKEQLVKLPSLEQEKKMVEIKTRDVGTQSSLITEDSSSSPSPTSTPSIKERKTMFCEETEDGDTQNSSSSINNIKLNPKEECTMQVEVKITREEEETKRRIKENGNNKKKIGQFCICRQNNGCLQLSWSSFGINNKKREKKNLKSKN; encoded by the exons ATGGAAGGTGCCCAACAACATAAGGCCGAGCAAGAATTCAATCTAAAAGAATGGCATCTTCGAGCTCGGATTAGTCGAGATAATCCGAGCTCGAGAAGATATTCAGCTTCTTATATTCGAAGTTTTCGAGAAGAATCAAGAACATCTTTTAAGTCGAATTTTACCATCTCTAGTACTGCCTCCTCTCCCGGCTACCATATAAAAG ATGAGATTGATCCTTCAACGTACTCATTCACCAAAGCACTCAAAG caTTACAAGCAAAATCAGGATATGTATGGGAATGTGTATCACCAGAAGGATTTGCATTAAATTCAAAATGGGATGAAGCAGAAAGATACATATGTAATCCATTATCAGGAGAAGTTCCAATGGAATGTTTATCATCCAAAACGCTAAATGGGAGGTCGTTTCGAAGCTACATGGCTAGTAGAGTAACCATGTCTGCTCCTCTTGTTTATTCTATGCATCATAGAAAAACAAGCACTACTTCTAATTACCCTTCTATTAATAGTATGTCACCTCATGTCACTCTCCTTAAAGAACAACTTGTCAAACTTCCCTCTCTTGAACAAG agaagaaaatgGTGGAAATCAAAACAAGAGATGTAGGGACACAAAGTAGCTTAATTACAGAGGACAGTTCAAGTAGTCCAAGTCCCACATCAACTCCTTCAATTAAAGAGAGAAAGACAATGTTTTGTGAAGAAACTGAAGATGGTGATACTCAAAATTCAAGCTctagtattaataatattaaattgaatCCTAAAGAAGAG TGTACTATGCAGGTGGAAGTGAAAATAacaagagaagaagaagaaacaaaaagaagaataaaagaaaatgggaacAACAAGAAGAAAATAGGGCAATTCTGTATCTGCAGGCAAAATAATGGGTGCTTACAATTATCATGGAGCAGCTTCGggataaataataagaaaagagagaaaaaaaaccttaaatcaaaaaattaa
- the LOC130802315 gene encoding uncharacterized protein LOC130802315 isoform X3 translates to MEGAQQHKAEQEFNLKEWHLRARISRDNPSSRRYSASYIRSFREESRTSFKSNFTISSTASSPGYHIKDEIDPSTYSFTKALKALQAKSGYVWECVSPEGFALNSKWDEAERYICNPLSGEVPMECLSSKTLNGRSFRSYMASRVTMSAPLVYSMHHRKTSTTSNYPSINSMSPHVTLLKEQLVKLPSLEQEEKKMVEIKTRDVGTQSSLITEDSSSSPSPTSTPSIKERKTMFCEETEDGDTQNSSSSINNIKLNPKEEVEVKITREEEETKRRIKENGNNKKKIGQFCICRQNNGCLQLSWSSFGINNKKREKKNLKSKN, encoded by the exons ATGGAAGGTGCCCAACAACATAAGGCCGAGCAAGAATTCAATCTAAAAGAATGGCATCTTCGAGCTCGGATTAGTCGAGATAATCCGAGCTCGAGAAGATATTCAGCTTCTTATATTCGAAGTTTTCGAGAAGAATCAAGAACATCTTTTAAGTCGAATTTTACCATCTCTAGTACTGCCTCCTCTCCCGGCTACCATATAAAAG ATGAGATTGATCCTTCAACGTACTCATTCACCAAAGCACTCAAAG caTTACAAGCAAAATCAGGATATGTATGGGAATGTGTATCACCAGAAGGATTTGCATTAAATTCAAAATGGGATGAAGCAGAAAGATACATATGTAATCCATTATCAGGAGAAGTTCCAATGGAATGTTTATCATCCAAAACGCTAAATGGGAGGTCGTTTCGAAGCTACATGGCTAGTAGAGTAACCATGTCTGCTCCTCTTGTTTATTCTATGCATCATAGAAAAACAAGCACTACTTCTAATTACCCTTCTATTAATAGTATGTCACCTCATGTCACTCTCCTTAAAGAACAACTTGTCAAACTTCCCTCTCTTGAACAAG aagagaagaaaatgGTGGAAATCAAAACAAGAGATGTAGGGACACAAAGTAGCTTAATTACAGAGGACAGTTCAAGTAGTCCAAGTCCCACATCAACTCCTTCAATTAAAGAGAGAAAGACAATGTTTTGTGAAGAAACTGAAGATGGTGATACTCAAAATTCAAGCTctagtattaataatattaaattgaatCCTAAAGAAGAG GTGGAAGTGAAAATAacaagagaagaagaagaaacaaaaagaagaataaaagaaaatgggaacAACAAGAAGAAAATAGGGCAATTCTGTATCTGCAGGCAAAATAATGGGTGCTTACAATTATCATGGAGCAGCTTCGggataaataataagaaaagagagaaaaaaaaccttaaatcaaaaaattaa
- the LOC130802316 gene encoding uncharacterized protein LOC130802316 encodes MAVSPLYVCRNYFLSPTGYHHNQFQLSTITKLPSVSSSSSSSSAILLKNRLNFSSKRQRFVLVAQAVDSSSSSPSTASTTDKSIVPDDQFSLSKISLGVVGLGSGLTLLSYGFGAYFNILPGSEWSAIMLTYGFPVAVIGMALKYAELKPVPCVTYFNAQMLRDKCATEVLKQVKTDVTRFRYGDEQHLDEALKRIFQYGQGGGIPRRSAPILQMIREEVTEDGKYCLVLVFEAKTLQLSDFEQRQAKFASFFGPGITAEVGKAGNDLYEVRLISNTQA; translated from the exons ATGGCGGTTTCTCCTCTCTACGTTTGCCGCAactattttctctctcctactgGATATCATCATAATCAGTTCCAACTATCCACCATTACTAAGCTTCCctctgtttcttcttcttcttcttcttcttctgctATATTACTCAAAAATCGACTCAATTTCTCGTCTAAACGGCAGCGTTTTGTGCTTGTAGCTCAAGCTGTagattcttcttcttcttcaccttCAACAGCTTCTACCACCGACAAATCGATTGTTCCTGATGATCAGTTTTCCCTCTCTAAG ATTTCTTTAGGTGTCGTGGGACTTGGAAGTGGACTCACACTACTTTC GTATGGCTTTGGTGCTTACTTTAATATACTTCCTGGATCAGAATGGTCAGCAATAATGTTGACTTACGGTTTCCCCGTTGCAGTTATTGGCATGGCCCTCAAG TATGCAGAACTAAAACCTGTTCCATGTGTAACTTATTTTAATGCTCAAATGTTGCGGGATAAGTGTGCTACTGAAGTTCTTAAGCAG GTGAAGACTGATGTTACAAGATTTCGTTATGGAGATGAACAACATCTTGATGAGGCTTTGAAACGAATTTTCCAATATGGTCAG GGTGGAGGTATTCCAAGGAGAAGTGCTCCAATCCTTCAAATGATCCGTGAAGAA GTGACTGAAGATGGCAAATATTGCTTAGTGTTGGTGTTTGAAGCAAAAACTCTGCAGCTCTCAGATTTTGAACAAAGACAG GCAAAATTTGCATCATTCTTTGGACCAGGAATCACTGCTGAAGTTG GGAAAGCAGGAAATGATCTTTACGAAGTTCGTCTGATATCTAATACACAAGCGTAA
- the LOC130803321 gene encoding transcription factor SRM1-like, translated as MNREYKFMQTFSLSSEWTKEENEAYEKALASLESELHLTNDEDLEKILRQIPGKKTLAELKEHRQKLVDDIANIVSGKVPLPSYMDDKKMKMKMKMKKKKPKPKMDSEWHCSKGEPWTVLEHKLFLAGLEKFGKGSWKSISRLLKTRSSSQVASHAQKYFARLKREEEKKKILVLVIKM; from the exons ATGAACAGAGAATATAAATTCATGCaaacattt AGTTTAAGTTCTGAATGGACAAAGGAAGAAAATGAGGCATATGAGAAGGCTTTAGCATCACTTGAATCAGAGCTACATTTAACCAATGATGAAGATTTGGAGAAAATATTAAGGCAAATCCCAGGCAAAAAAACATTAGCAGAGTTAAAAGAACATCGCCAAAAATTAGTTGATGATATTGCAAATATCGTATCGGGAAAAGTTCCTTTACCATCCTATATGGATGATaaaaagatgaagatgaagatgaagatgaagaagaaaaaaccGAAGCCAAAAATGGATTCGGAGTGGCATTGCAGTAAAGGGGAGCCTTGGACCGTGCTAGAACACAAACTATTCCTTGCAGGACTAGAAAAGTTCGGAAAAGGTTCATGGAAAAGCATTTCGAGGCTTCTTAAAACAAGGTCGTCGAGTCAGGTTGCTAGTCATGCTCAGAAGTACTTTGCGAGGTTAAAGAGAGAGGAAGAGAAGAAAAAGATCTTGGTATTGGTGATAAAGATGTGA
- the LOC130802317 gene encoding uncharacterized protein LOC130802317, translating to MEPQIEEVQKKMKRSKDPGVRVLHGRIYDSQNGKTCHQCRQKTMDFTAGCTNMKGDKQCTMNFCHKCLLNRYGENAEEMEALGNWNCPKCRDICNCSFCRKKKGHKPTGKLVHTAKATGFSSVSELLHVTGPDVCQELIVKSKTGSPKKRGKENLDSNSPPSSPNQDNAKNVKKEVTEELKVKVEVENGNGLCLPEKNTEEIALGRSPRKFNILQGCTEKDVDVARKSSRKFDVSQEVSKTDEKMSDMTSAEETKEEKSTEVQAERKVKPRKLKKEPIIDDIVVDVVLPPGNMLTSVAGTDFLPEDAGYALQFLEFCSAFEEVLAIGKGEPESVLRDIVCGREHRGNCSPAVQFLTLLLALILKDEDEEESVTLSPSNNKDSWILSLKRCLDESELELEDFPDHILDKGSDGYEMLEPSQKLRLLTFLCDESLSTKELRTWIEEQNTKLVEKKKEAKDHINAAREKEKQVKRKMQEEFVKSLYAKNGVPLTIAEHNSIISQLKSETERARKEISEAMGLMPKKRQRSDAVRTEPVFLDGNGHAFWRLKGFGDANILQDLGMLDQIDYKDKWFSFNNEDTEVVETYMSTVRLNLNKKIKNEGKTKMNCSSDSDIDSSSNDDSTSAT from the exons atGGAGCCACAAATAGAGGAAGTtcagaagaagatgaagaggagTAAAGATCCTGGAGTTAGGGTTCTTCATGGAAGGATTTATGATTCCCAAAATGGCAAAACATGTCATCAA tGCCGTCAAAAAACCATGGATTTCACTGCGGGATGCACTAACATGAAGGGGGATAAGCAATGCACTATGAATTTCTGCCACAAGTGCCTCCTTAATAG ATATGGAGAGAACGCGGAAGAGATGGAAGCTCTTGGTAATTGGAACTGTCCCAAGTGTAGAGACATATGTAACTGTAGTTTTTGCAG GAAGAAAAAGGGTCACAAGCCTACTGGTAAACTTGTTCACACCGCAAAGGCAACGGGATTTTCTTCTGTTTCAGAATTGCTGCACGTTACGGGTCCTGATGTATGTCAGGAGCTGATCGTCAAAAGCAAGACGGGTTCTCCAAAGAAAAGAGGGAAGGAGAACTTAGACTCCAATTCTCCACCGTCAAGTCCTAATCAAGACAATGCAAAAAATGTCAAGAAAGAGGTGACGGAAGAGCTCAAGGTAAAGGTTGAAGTTGAAAATGGTAATGGTTTATGTCTCCCCGAAAAAAATACGGAGGAGATTGCCCTGGGAAGAAGTCCGAGAAAATTCAATATCCTGCAGGGCTGCACTGAAAAAGATGTGGATGTTGCGAGAAAAAGTTCTAGGAAATTTGATGTTTCCCAGGAAGTGAGTAAAACTGACGAAAAAATGAGTGATATGACTAGCGCAGAAGAAACTAAGGAGGAGAAATCAACTGAAGTCCAAGCAGAACGAAAAGTGAAGCCTCGTAAACTTAAGAAAGAACCAATTATTGATGATATCGTCGTGGATGTTGTCTTACCCCCTGGAAATATGCTGACCAGTGTGGCCGGGACTGACTTCCTTCCTGAGGATGCTGGATATGCTTTGCAATTCCTGGAATTCTGCTCTGCTTTTGAGGAG GTTTTGGCCATCGGGAAAGGAGAACCTGAGTCAGTACTGAGAGACATAGTGTGTGGACGGGAACACAGGGGAAATTGTTCGCCTGCGGTCCAGTTTCTTACCCTGCTATTGGCTTTAATCTTGAAGGACGAGGATGAAGAGGA ATCTGTTACCTTAAGCCCGTCTAATAATAAAGATTCTTGGATACTTTCCCTCAAAAGATGCCTTGATGAATCCGAGCTTGAATTGGAGGATTTCCCTGATCATATCCTGGACAAAGGATCCGATGGGTATGAGATGTTGGAACCCTCACAAAAACTAAGACTTCTGACTTTTCTTTGTGATGAATCGCTTTCTACCAA AGAATTGAGAACTTGGATAGAAGAACAAAATACGAAGCTCGTTGAAAAAAAGAAGGAAGCAAAGGATCATATAAATGCGGCCAGAGAGAAG GAAAAACAGGTGAAACGAAAGATGCAGGAGGAATTTGTTAAATCTCTTTATGCCAAAAATGGTGTGCCTCTGACTATCGCTGAGCATAATTCTATCATTTCACAACTAAAATCCGAAACAGAGCGTGCACGAAAAGAGATTTCGGAGGCTATGGGATTGATGCCTAAAA AACGACAAAGATCAGATGCTGTGAGGACAGAACCTGTGTTTTTAGATGGCAATGGTCATGCTTTTTGGAGACTGAAAGGCTTTGGTGACGCAAACATACTACAAG ATTTGGGAATGCTAGATCAAATTGACTATAAGGATAAATGGTTTAGTTTTAACAATGAAGATACCGAAGTGGTTGAAACGTATATGTCTACTGTAAG GCTTAATCTAAACAAGAAAATTAAGAATGAAGGTAAAACAAAGATGAATTGCTCTTCAGATTCTGACATCGACTCGAGCTCTAATGATGATTCAACATCTGCAACATAA
- the LOC130802318 gene encoding RHOMBOID-like protein 9, chloroplastic: MATILPIPRRFSSEFQEFFRCSSSSINTNFSKKKHQSNESITNMMNRRVSFSKDEDDHGKIKRCNQCLQANRIEGLLSKDGLSPVFYASEQSDSIEKHRSSLEIYLEKVKGIDGSDESEIDDHGSQVFARKELGLLEKYLNALKEDASGNSEDSVINQQQGKRTQTYRKNDIYTRKTASFPMYDEKESGYLYLISTLVSINIAVFLFEIASPVKGSYYNLYSLPMMYGAKVNDLIMLGEWWRLLTPMFLHIGFLHIALGSWVLLSFGTQVCKGYGPFTFLLIFIVGGISGNFSSFLHTTEPTVGGSGPVFAVIGAWLVYQIQNKDVITKELSDSMFQKAILATTLNFLLGNFGPMDNWTSLGAAITGIIYGFFTCPMVQVDNTSGPTSTSQKTSSRIKEEIILNNTQAANPYKSLFIFTLFVSVFCSLLFLTQSSLDSVEVDELIQIIE; this comes from the exons ATGGCTACAATCTTACCAATACCAAGAAGATTCAGTTCAGAATTTCAAGAGTTTTTTAgatgttcatcatcatcaataaataccaactttagcaAGAAAAAGCATCAAAGTAATGAGAGTATAACAAATATGATGAATAGAAGAGTAAGTTTTTCAAAAGATGAAGATGATCATGGGAAGATAAAAAGGTGTAATCAATGTTTACAAGCTAATAGAATTGAAGGTTTATTAAGTAAGGATGGTTTAAGTCCTGTTTTTTATGCTTCAGAGCAATCTGATTCCATAGAAAAACATAGGAGTTCGTTGGAAATTTACTTGGAGAAAGTTAAGGGTATTGATGGAAGTGATGAATCTGAGATTGATGATCATGGTAGTCAAGTTTTTGCAAGGAAGGAACTTGGGTTACTTGAGAAGTACCTCAATGCACTTAAAGAAG ATGCATCAGGAAATTCTGAAGACTCTGTTATTAATCAACAGCAAGGCAAGAGAACACAAACTTACAGAAAAAATGATATTTACACAAGGAAAACTGCATCATTTCCTATGTATGATGAGAAAGAGAGCGGCTACTTATACCTCAT AAGTACATTGGTGTCAATAAATATAGCAGTGTTTCTGTTCGAGATAGCAAGTCCAGTAAAGGGTTCATACTATAACCTTTATTCACTGCCTATGATGTATGGTGCCAAGGTTAATGATCTCATCATGCTTGGTGAATGGTGGAGGCTTCTCACACCCATGTTTCTG CATATAGGATTTCTGCATATTGCACTTGGTTCATGGGTGCTCTTATCATTTGGAACTCAAGTATGCAAAGGATATGGTCCTTTTACATTCCTCCTAATATTTATAGTAGGGGGTATTTCTGGAAACTTCTCAAGCTTCCTTCATACAACAGAACCTACTGTTGGTGGATCA GGACCAGTTTTTGCAGTTATAGGAGCTTGGCTTGTTTATCAGATTCAGAACAAGGATGTTATTACAAAGGAACTTTCTGACTCTATGTTTCAGAAGGCAATACTTGCCACTACACTCAACTTTTTGCTTGGAAATTTTGGGCCTATGGATAATTG GACAAGTCTTGGTGCAGCAATAACAGGAATCATATATGGTTTTTTCACATGTCCAATGGTGCAAGTAGATAATACATCCGGTCCCACTTCTACATCACAAAAAACTAGTAGTAGAATTAAAGAAGAAATcatcctaaataacacacaagCTGCAAATCCCTACAAATCACTCTTTATTTTCACTCTTTTTGTGTCTGTTTTTTGCTCCTTGCTTTTCCTTACTCAATCTTCACTTGATAGTGTAGAAGTTGATGAACTTATCCAGATTATTGAGTGA
- the LOC130802319 gene encoding membrane protein PM19L-like has protein sequence MAQGKVGRVLMLPVLVVDLVVYLIILGLASWSLNKYIDGQQNNPLLGGNAATSYMLIFALLAGTTGIASVLAGFAHYRAWSTASMAASASVAAISWALTGLAFGLAWKEVRLGGHRGKRLTTLEVFIIISALIHLLYIMLLHAGSFNHIYGPYYTQHGHEGPISEAQKASSSETHANA, from the exons ATGGCACAAGGAAAGGTAGGAAGAGTATTGATGTTGCCCGTATTAGTAGTTGATTTGGTTGTGTACCTCATAATTTTGGGTCTTGCTTCTTGGTCTCTCAATAAGTACATCGATGGCCAACAAAATAACCCTC TTTTGGGTGGAAATGCAGCCACAAGTTACATGCTTATTTTTGCTCTTTTAGCCGGAACAACCGGGATTGCATCGGTGTTAGCGGGTTTCGCTCACTACCGAGCATGGTCAACAGCCAGCATGGCTGCCTCCGCCTCCGTGGCTGCCATATCATGGGCCCTTACTGGGCTGGCATTTGGACTGGCCTGGAAGGAGGTCAGGCTAGGTGGTCATAGAGGGAAACGCTTAACAACACTTGAAGTATTTATCATAATTTCAGCTTTGATCCACTTGTTGTACATAATGCTCCTGCATGCTGGTTCATTTAATCACATATATGGGCCTTACTATACCCAACATGGTCATGAAGGCCCAATATCGGAGGCCCAAAAGGCTTCAAGCAGTGAAACTCATGCTAATGCTTGA